GAAACAGCAAGCAGCCTAGTCTTCATAATCTTTGAACAAGTCGCAATACTCATCAAAAGTGATACCTAGGATTTCGCAGAGCTTTCTAATTTGCTTGGAGTTTAATGATGGCTCTACATTTCTCCCTACCCAACGTTGGTAGGTACTTTCTCCAACACCAATTTCTTTGGCAAGTTTTTTCTGCGTAAGTTCTTTCTTCTTTTTCCTCAACTTCTCTAGTGGGTAGACATCATCCCATTCAGGAGGAGCAAATAATAACTTTCTGCGTTCTGATTTTTGACTCATGATTCAACTAATGGATTTTTGTTTCTGGGTATCGTAGATAGATATTTTTATATGCTTACCATAGGTGAACTAGTATCGACCTAACAATTAGGTGTGTTACAATAGAGGTATCGGTAACCAAGCCCTCCTGGCTCAGAGCCTACAAGCCTTATTATCGCTTACCTGAAGGCAGTCGCCAAGTGCAGAAGTGCCGATATATTTTTTCGCTTACCCGTAGCACTATTGTGCATTTTTTACTGGCGTAAGCACTACAGAACCTTGAAAACTAGATATCACTGCCATGACTACCAGAACTAGAGCATCTGCCTCTACCC
This window of the Roseofilum reptotaenium CS-1145 genome carries:
- a CDS encoding helix-turn-helix domain-containing protein; this translates as MSQKSERRKLLFAPPEWDDVYPLEKLRKKKKELTQKKLAKEIGVGESTYQRWVGRNVEPSLNSKQIRKLCEILGITFDEYCDLFKDYED